Proteins encoded within one genomic window of Synechococcus sp. PCC 7335:
- a CDS encoding glucose-6-phosphate isomerase, translating to MELAALWERYQDWLYYHEGLGIYVDISRMSFDDPYAEQLAPKFDQAFAAMDELEKGAIANPDEGRMVGHYWLRAPELAPSEELKKDIVETLESLEDFAKKVRSGAITPPNEPKFTDILSVGIGGSALGPQFVSKALAPAVPDIDIHFIDNTDPIGIDHVFEEIGDRLKSTLVIITSKSGGTPETRNGMIEAKAAYERAGLSFAKYAVAVTGIDSKLENIATDEGWLATFPMHDWVGGRTSELSAVGLLPAALQGIDIRDMLAGAKEMDEATRVHDLRTNPAALLALAWYFAGNGTGEKDMVVLPYKDSLLLFSRYLQQLVMESLGKEKDLDGNTVYQGIAVYGNKGSTDQHAYVQQLREGIPNFFATLIEVLKDREGPSVDVEPGVTSGDYLSGLLQGTRRALSENDRDSITITIPEVSPKMVGALIALYERAVSLYASLVNINAYHQPGVEAGKKAAADVLSLQTKVKEVVKASDSALSLNEIVERMDAQDKIENVYKIVRHLDANGRELKIEGSPSEPAKLKVSVR from the coding sequence ATGGAATTGGCAGCACTCTGGGAACGGTATCAGGACTGGCTCTATTACCATGAGGGGCTAGGTATCTATGTAGATATTAGTCGCATGAGCTTTGATGATCCTTACGCTGAGCAACTAGCGCCCAAGTTTGATCAAGCATTTGCGGCGATGGACGAACTTGAAAAAGGTGCGATCGCCAATCCAGATGAAGGCCGCATGGTCGGTCACTATTGGCTACGTGCTCCAGAGCTAGCGCCTTCTGAAGAACTTAAGAAGGACATTGTCGAAACGCTTGAAAGCTTAGAAGACTTTGCAAAGAAAGTTCGCAGCGGAGCGATCACACCCCCTAACGAGCCTAAATTCACTGACATTCTCTCAGTTGGCATCGGCGGCTCGGCGCTGGGACCTCAGTTCGTCTCCAAAGCGTTAGCACCTGCTGTTCCTGATATTGATATTCACTTTATCGACAACACGGATCCGATTGGCATAGATCATGTCTTTGAAGAAATTGGCGATCGCCTCAAAAGCACTTTAGTCATTATCACTTCAAAATCAGGTGGCACCCCCGAAACGCGTAACGGCATGATTGAAGCCAAAGCTGCCTACGAGCGCGCCGGACTGTCCTTTGCGAAGTATGCCGTTGCGGTAACAGGGATCGACAGCAAGCTAGAAAATATCGCCACTGACGAAGGCTGGCTAGCAACTTTTCCGATGCATGACTGGGTCGGTGGCAGAACCTCTGAGCTATCTGCGGTTGGGCTACTGCCAGCGGCGTTACAAGGTATTGATATTCGCGACATGCTAGCTGGGGCCAAAGAAATGGACGAAGCTACTCGCGTTCATGATTTGCGCACAAACCCAGCTGCTTTGCTAGCGCTCGCCTGGTACTTTGCTGGCAACGGCACCGGTGAGAAAGACATGGTAGTGCTGCCCTACAAAGACAGCCTGTTGCTGTTTAGCCGTTACTTACAGCAGCTAGTAATGGAGTCACTTGGTAAAGAAAAAGACCTAGATGGCAACACGGTTTACCAAGGCATTGCAGTCTATGGAAACAAAGGCTCAACCGACCAGCATGCTTACGTTCAGCAGCTTAGAGAAGGTATTCCCAACTTCTTTGCGACTTTGATTGAAGTGCTTAAAGACCGTGAAGGGCCATCGGTGGATGTTGAGCCAGGTGTGACCTCTGGAGATTATCTATCAGGTCTATTGCAGGGGACTCGCCGAGCCCTATCAGAAAACGACCGTGATTCGATCACAATTACGATCCCCGAAGTTTCGCCCAAGATGGTAGGTGCGTTGATTGCACTATACGAGCGGGCAGTGAGTCTGTATGCCAGCCTAGTCAACATCAACGCTTATCACCAGCCAGGTGTAGAAGCAGGAAAAAAAGCAGCAGCAGACGTCCTATCGCTGCAAACTAAAGTGAAGGAAGTCGTCAAAGCTTCGGACAGTGCGCTTTCTTTAAACGAGATTGTTGAAAGGATGGACGCACAAGACAAAATAGAAAATGTCTATAAGATTGTGCGTCATCTAGACGCCAATGGTCGCGAATTGAAGATCGAGGGAAGTCCTAGCGAACCAGCTAAGTTGAAGGTGAGCGTTCGCTAG